In Harmonia axyridis chromosome X, icHarAxyr1.1, whole genome shotgun sequence, a single window of DNA contains:
- the LOC123685722 gene encoding protein pygopus yields MSHLSPFRLNPNLGADLGGTAPNPKKRRKNSQVPIQSSPNVQDLLPPPLTGYGDTIVASNPFDDCPSNVNSMGSVRNNPNMGMPGNMSMGVNAMGMCRPMGPGMGMNSPMMHSPNAHHGMMNNQVMMNNPRMNGPMGNHMGPHMMHSPNGPMHGISGPMHSPIGNMNSGIQGPHMPGNGNSMSGPGPINNGPMSGPMNGPMNGMNTNMGGGMPMNSPNAPMGPSMNNNFMMNNMYSKPMPVSAGKVYPADQPMVFNAQNPNAPPIYPCGVCHKEVHDNDQAILCESGCNFWFHRGCTGLTETAYSLLTAEVYAEWVCDKCLSSKTIPLVKFKP; encoded by the exons ATGAGTCATTTATCTCCATTCCGGTTAAATCCGAATCTCGGTGCTGATTTGGGGGGTACAGCACCTAATCCCAAGAAGAGAAGAAAAAACTCCCAAGTGCCCATACAATCTAGTCCAAATGTACAAGATCTCTTGCCACCGCCATTAACTGGATATGGCGATACTATTGTTGCTTCAAATCCATTTGATGATTGCCCAAGCAATGTTAATTCCATGGGTTCCGTGAGGAATAATCCTAACATGGGTATGCCCGGAAATATGTCTATGGGTGTAAATGCAATGGGAATGTGTAGGCCAATGG GTCCTGGTATGGGCATGAATTCTCCAATGATGCATAGTCCAAACGCTCATCATGGTATGATGAATAATCAAGTAATGATGAATAACCCTAGAATGAACGGCCCTATGGGTAACCACATGGGACCTCATATGATGCATAGTCCCAATGGCCCCATGCATGGAATATCTGGACCTATGCATAGTCCCATTGGAAATATGAATTCTGGAATTCAAGGCCCTCATATGCCTGGAAACGGAAATTCAATGAGTGGTCCAGGTCCTATTAACAATGGACCTATGAGTGGTCCTATGAATGGCCCGATGAATGGCATGAATACCAATATGGGAGGAGGTATGCCAATGAATTCCCCGAATGCACCAATGG GTCCttcaatgaataataattttatgatgaataatATGTATTCAAAACCGATGCCAGTGAGTGCTGGAAAGGTATATCCAGCAGATCAACCAATG GTTTTCAATGCACAAAACCCCAATGCTCCCCCAATTTATCCTTGTGGAGTCTGCCATAAAGAAGTCCATGACAATGACCAAGCTATACTTTGTGAAAGTGGCTGCAACTTCTGGTTCCACAG GGGATGTACTGGACTAACGGAAACAGCTTATTCTCTCCTGACTGCAGAAGTATATGCAGAATGGGTCTGCGACAAATGTCTGTCATCGAAAACGATCCCATTGGTTAAATTCAAACCATAA